Genomic window (Drosophila ananassae strain 14024-0371.13 chromosome 3L, ASM1763931v2, whole genome shotgun sequence):
TGGAGAGACCCAGCACCCCGGTAGGAGGCACTGGTGGTGGCAAGCAGCAGAAGAAGGACAAGGGCCCCAGCAAGGAGGAGCTGTCCAAGAAGGCCACCCAGTTCTTCAAGGAGAAGTTCTACTACGAACTGGAGGACGAAATCAAGGAGGATGGTGTACTGGAGGCGGATGCCAAGGAGGACAACGACGAGAAGAAGGAGAACGCCGAGACAGAGGATGCCAAGGCAGCCGATAGTGAAGTGGCTCCAGTTGAAGGCACCGATTCGGAGGCACAGACAGATGCCCCAGCAACGTCATCGCCGTCGTCGTCGGGCACTCCGGATCGGTTCGCCGAGCTGTTGGACGGTTTCCTCGAGCTGAAACTGCCGGAGAAGTCGCTGAAGGATGTGTGCATCAGCCTGTTGATGGAGGTGTTGGACCGTGTGAACGATGTCTACCTGGAGCGTGTCGTGCGCTTCCTACAGACATTGCGCAAACAGTCCAACATCAAGCCGAACGTGATCGTCGAGGTATTCAAGCAGCTCGTCAACAAGATGAACGAACGCGAGGCCCTCAATCCGCGTATTACGTTCCTGGTGGCCACCGTTCTGGCCAAGACTGTGTGCAAGCCGGCTCTGCTCAAGTTGAACGACATCGCCAACTACACGGACAACGGACAGCACTATCCGCTGTTCCTGCTCGTCCTCCAGCAGCTGCACAAGACCATCGGCAAGGAGGCGCTCGAGGAGATGTTCCGCGCCAGCAAGGTCGACCTGATGAACAGTCTGCCGGAAGCTGATCGCACCAAGGAACGTCTGGCCGAGATCCTCGAGGACCGCCAGCTGTCATTCCTCTACCCACTGCTTAAGGTCCAGTCGGAGATGCTGAAGCAGCTGCAGAGCGATCCGAATCCCAACAACTTCTACAAGTGGATCAAGGCCAAGGTGGAGAACAAGTACTACAAGGACCCGGGCTTCATTCAGGCCCTCATGACCGTGGTGGTCAAGTATGTGACCCGAGAAACGACCCTAGCCCCCGGCCTCGATCCCAAGGAGCATCCCGAGAAGTCGGTGACCCTGAAGGAGCAGCAGTTGCTGGAGACCTACAGCCAGATGCTGCAGACCTTCCTCAGCCAGAACGAGCTCCAGCTGATGGCACTCTACGCCCTTCAAGTTTTCTGCTACAGTGAGAATTTCCCCAAAGGTAAGAGCTCAGTTTCTCTCGTTTTGGAAAACCTATTCTAATATATCCTTTCTGTTCACCAGGAATGCTATGCCGTTGGTTCAAATATCTTTACGAATCTGAGATCATCGAGGAGGAGGCGTTCGTCTCGTGGAAGGAGGAGATTTCCGACACATATCCAGGCAAGGGAACCGCTTTGTTCCAAGTAAACGCCTGGCTGACTTGGCTGCAGGAGGCCGAATCCGAGGACGACGAGGATTAGAACCACCAGCCCGCATAACAACAACGCTACATGTTTATCACTTCCAATATTTATTCACAAATCGAAAAATGATTAcatgataaaaaaaagaaaaaattacaaaaaaaatatgataaaGATCAAGTTTGAAATCGCGGTTGCAAATCTTAGTCAAATTATAGTAGaagaaacataaaaacaaaaaaaggaaaactaaattaatcaaaattatTTGATATCCAAGAAATTCAAAGAACTTTAACAATCCTAAcgatcaataaaaaataaaacgcaATAGACGCATACGTAACGAGAATAACGGTATTTAACCCATTCAGTCCTAACGACATTAACGCAAGCGAAATTAGTAAATTATCATTGACATTTCAAGTAATTAGTGGAATTTCATctcaatatttttgttttgttttcattttaaatatataactcAACCGGAACTGATCTTTTAACCGAATATCTCTGAATTATTTTCTCTCTGCCTTCACTTTACAATCTCTCTCTTGTCCATTTACCCGATTGTGTATTTAAATAAGTAGGTCAAATCAAAACGACAACGtataaattatatgaatatataaaaaaaatacaaaaaaaccaaCACCAATCGATGCGTGCAGATGGGAGCGAAGAAATCTGATTCTAATTGTGAACAAACTATCGTACATATGTATTTTAACTCGTCAAAACGTAATCATATATAACTCGCCCACATCAAATAGAGCCTTAATAAATGCAACCAACACTGCGAAAGGACCTTTATCTTATTTATTCGCGAATTATACGAATGGAATTTGAATTTGGCGGGTGGGGAAAAGCTCGATGACAACAGTGCTGGTAAACGGAACTGCCAATCGGGGGGGTCAAAACATCTCTTTCTAAAATAAAGTGGGAATTTTAATctgaaattaattatataaactcaaattaatttttattttatacacaGTCATCAACCCAagcttttagtttttataaataatttataaatgtttcccaataattaaatattgttttccAACACTAATACTATTTCAAGTCAAAATCTGCATTTCATTGTTTacgttttagtttttttattttctgaagaaaatataatttgtttagcaTTTTTACTCCATATACCAATACAATGGCAGCTGTAGATACCCTGGATTCTAatgttcctaaagatgatgtttCATCCAAGAAACCGGCAGAGCTTTTTACCTCGCACTACGCCCAAGTGGATGCAGGAACTCTGCAGTTTACTCTACGGGCTTTGAAAATGCCGGGAAGCACTTTGCTGTTCGTGAACTCCAAAGATGAGATGTTGGAGGAACTGGCCTTGGCCATGCCCTCACGTGATCCCGCCTCCAAAGAGACCATAGCAACCACGATATTGGGCGGATACGGTCAGACGGAATCTTCGGTGCTGGCCACCAAGCTGAGCACCCGATATCAGCGTCCGTTCTATGTTAGCCTCAACCTGAAGGTGGACCGCCTGGTGGGACCGCTGTTCGAGAAGGCGCTCATTACCTACATGCGCGACCATCTGGAGCACTTCGTCTGAGTGGGTAATGTGattgttttattattaaaccGCAGCACATTCAACATTTATTTATGGTTCACATGCACAGGCCGCGTGGGGGTCACCCGCCGTTGGATGCGCGTCTATTTCGGGGATCGCCACTGGAGGACCCCACGGACACAGCACCTCTACACAGCCTCGCACTCCACTCTGCGATACGCAATCTCCGTTCTCCGATCTCCGCTCAGACGTCATGCGGCGGTCGAGTGAGCGCGAACTTTAAACGTATCGCAGAATCGAAACAACCAAACTTttgtataataaatttattgccTAAGTAAGTTTACAGAGTGCTCTCTCCGTATCAATTATGCCGTGTGCTGTGTGATAGTGCGTTCATTGTAAGAAAGAGCGATGGATTGGGGTACACCCACTGGGGGAGTGATCGCATGCCGCCCGCATGCTGTTCGCGGTTCTCTGGTCCCTGTTCACGGCTCAATCTCGTTCAGCGAATCGACCACAGACCTGAAGGTCGATTGCACCGATCGATTGCCCTCTGCGCCCCTACTAAGTGATTTCCCCGGAATTATTCCAAGTTCTAGTATACCTATATTGATTATATTGCGTTGGTTTGTTTACACAGTGATTGGCATGAAATTTTTACAAACTTTTTGGTTATGGGACAATTTTTAAGTGCCTAAAAATTATGGCAATCGCGGTGATTACATGTGTGGAGGATTATTAAGCAATCATTATCCAATGGGAAAATTTTTTAAGAGCCTAAAAGCAATGGCCTTTGGGTGAATAATCTTAGATTGGAACTAAGGGATATTACATCAAAGGTTTTAGGGTTTATTTATAGGACCTACTAGATAAAAAGTAAGATAGTAGCCTAAGAAGACATACCTCTTTTGTAATTCTTACCTTTTAACAATCTGTTAACTACTTCCGATGTCTCTAGCTTTCTATCTTTCTACTTAACAACCATGTAAAGCCTAAATcctaactaaaaataaatcaaatactTTATATCCATCTCAACTTAGCACCCACCTTAAGACCTATGCCATTTCCTGCCCAGACTATCGTAAATCTAAAAAGTTTTGATAAGTCCGACGTCTGAATTACCCCCTTCAAGAACGCCAGTCAtttgtatattaaaaaaaaagcccCCAGCGGCTTCTTAAGTTGTTGTTGGATGTTGCCGCCCGCCTGCTTGCCTGGATGGATGTGCCATTGAAACTTTTCCGCCAAACGTggaacccaaaaaaaaaaatagtaaaaaaaaaaccgaaaacaaaatGTGCCTCTCATAATGCCCAGTCTAGACGAGATATTGTCAGGCGTATCAGCAGTGGTAACTGAAACAATAGCATATCGCTCCTAAATAGCAACACCCATCGAACGGTATAAAAATAGAGGCATTGCCGGAAGGTCTGGGGTCTGGGCTCTGGGGTCTGTAGGCTCCCACGAATGTCtggaatgttttttttttgtattttttcacCTATTATTTATTCCCCATACCCATTGCCTGGTTTACCTTTAATaatttttcctctttttggCGATATCAGACTGTCTGGCGATAAGCCGCGTATAAATAATAGATCCGAGTCTGTAATAAAGTTCCAGGGAGTTCCATGCTTTGGATGCATGCTTATGCCCACATCCTCGCTTGAGAGCCAGAGTGTGATGACTGGTCGGGGGGACATGGACTTTGGATGTCTGTCGGTGGTGGCGGTGTCGGTGCCGGCAACAAAGTAATTAGCCTTTCGCCGTCGATCATATCAGCTCCTCCCAGTGGGTTCCAATTTCTTGTAGATGAGACTCTTTTCCCCCCAGCATTTGCATTCAACATTCGCAATGATAATTTCCCAGTTCAAGCGTACGCCTGCCCACTGCCCACgacccattcccattcccattcggAATCCAATTCCGATTCCTGAGTAGAAGTTATCTGCCCACCAGGCCACCTTTGCCAGCCATCCAGACCCCTCTGGTTATCGGTCGAGTGTTGTTAATTTGATAGAAATATTGAACATCATCCAGCCGGGCGGGCCTGCACCCTCCATACCGGTTGGATCCAGTTTCTAAGCTCCGATTACTGTCTGTCGCCCAGTTGCGTAcggatttgtttttatttacgCTGAGATTCGAGCCACGGAAAATTAATAATCACACACGCTCCCGCTCCccaatacaatttttttttttgcaaattttattataaaaaaaaaaaaaaaaaagaaataaaattaatatatatgaCCTTATCTGTGTGGTGGTTTCTGGACTTTAGGAATGTCCGAGGGGGGGAAAAACGGTGTCATGGTTCTGGGAGGCGGAGTATGTGTTTTGTGGGGAGAGGGGAAGAGTCCGGTCCGGCCTTATCAACAGACGCTCGCGCCATACAAAGTTCATATTGGCAACCAGAAAATCCGGATTTTTTCCTCCTCACAACATTGTGGATGGATTTTAATGACCAACAGGCACTTGCCAAACATTAAAATTTAGGTTACGCCAGGGGTCCTTCGGGTTCTATGGTTTGctctttttttctatttattttatttttttttaatatcatcTGTAGAATCTTAATTCAAGGCCATGCTTTGGAAGATTCCACTGAACTGACCTCGCCATGCGCAACTGTACTCCATGGTCCGAGAGAACACATACTATCTGTGGCCTGATTCCCTATCTATTTATAAATCATGATTCCGAATGGGACAGGATTGGGAAATGGCACTCCAAATGGCAGTGCTAGTCCACCTGTTACACAGCTGATAGGGATCCACAAAAGGGCTTATCACTACCAACTGATGtcatgtattttttttttacgtaaGTACCTGGGACCCCACTCAGTGGGATTACATCGAATCGATAGAAACCG
Coding sequences:
- the LOC6495773 gene encoding uncharacterized protein LOC6495773, with the translated sequence MAAVDTLDSNVPKDDVSSKKPAELFTSHYAQVDAGTLQFTLRALKMPGSTLLFVNSKDEMLEELALAMPSRDPASKETIATTILGGYGQTESSVLATKLSTRYQRPFYVSLNLKVDRLVGPLFEKALITYMRDHLEHFV